AATCCGGCTCTATAGCTTAATAGACATTTTATTAAAATCAAAAAAATAGAGTCTTACAAAAAACGTACGATGAAGTGGACTCTTTCATTACTTTAGCAATATTTAATCTAGCGTATGGTTTTAAAGGTGGATGTCCGCATGACAAAGAAAAAGAGAAGAAATCGTGGGCTCGTATTAGCTTCCATTATGATGGCGATGTTTCTGGCTGCTATCGAAGCAACGATCGTGTCGACAGCCATGCCGAGCATTGTGGCTGATCTCGGAGGGTTTAGTTTATACAGCTGGGTATTTTCAGCTTATTTACTAACAAATGCTGCGACAGTATTATTGTTTGGACGCTTATCTGACATATTTGGCCGAAAGCCGATTTTTATGATGGGAATCAGCTTATTTTTAATCGGGGCTGTGACCTCTGCGCTTTCTCCTTCGATGGAAGTATTAATTGTTGCCAGACTCATTCAGGGGTTCGGGGCAGGGGCCTTAATGCCGATAGCGACCACGATCGTCGGGGATATTTATACAAAGGAAGAACGAGCGAAAATCCAAGGTTATCTGTCCAGTGTATGGGGGATTTCAGCCGTGACAGGTCCAGCTCTGGGCGGATTTTTTGTAGATGTGCTCAGTTGGCCGTATGTTTTTTGGATGAACGTTCCGCTTGGCCTGTTGGCTTTACTTGGTGTCATTTTTTTCTTCCATGAAGATGTTTCTGAAGAAAAAAGACCCATTGATGTGGCTGGTTCTTTCTGGGTGGTCATTACGATCAGTACACTCATGTTTATCCTGGTAGAGGGAGGAGTAGGTATCCCCTGGAAATCATGGGCTATGTTTGCTTTATTAATGGCATCTATTATCAGCTTTATTATGTTCTACTTTGTGGAAAGAAAAGCACGCGAGCCGATGATGCCTTTTCATATTTGGAAGTACCAGTCCATCCGCTATGCGAATTTAACCTCTCTCACGACAGGTATGATACTTATGGGGGTTACGAGTTATCTTCCGGCGTTTGTACAGGGAGTTATGGAGCAGTCAGCCACTGTGGCAGGCTTCACCTTGACGGCTATGTCGATCGGCTGGCCTATTGCTTCCACCCTTGCCGGACGGCTTGTGCTCAGAATAGGCTTCCGTCCGACTTCTATTCTCGGCGGAGTATCTCTAATTATAGGAGCTTCATTATTTTCAGTATTAACGCCTGATAAAGGCCCATTATTTGCAGCCATTGGCTCTCTGTTCATTGGAATAGGCATGGGGCTCTCCTCAACCTCCTTTATCGTCTCTATTCAAAACACGGTAGATTGGAAAACAAGAGGGATAGCGACAGCAACGAACATGTTTATGCGGACTATAGGCAGTGCAATTGGTGCTGCCTTGCTCGGAGGACTGCTGAACAGCCGGATTAATGCAGCCATTGAACAGTCGGGTTTACCAGATCAATTTACCGTGGATTCCACAAATTTACTTTTACGGGAAAGCGGGAGAAATGAGTTAGGCAAACGCGCCCTGGAAGTGTTACAATCAGGACTAACTTCAGGGTTGCATGTGGTATATATAGGAATCCTTATACTGGCAATTATAAGTTTTTTATTGATTTTGCGACTTCCAAAAAAAGAAGTTTGATATCATCCTTGTCGCTTTGATAAAGTAAAGGGTGAAAGAATTACATAAAAGGAGGAGTTTAACTTGAATCAAATGGATGCTAATGAAATTATTTCATTTATTTCAAACAGTGAAAAGTCAACACCTGTGAAAGTATATTTAAAAGGGGATCAGCTTGAAAGCCTCGATTTTGGAGAGCAAGTACAAGATTTTGTCTCCGGGCAATCGGGCGTCATTTTTGGAGAGTGGAAAGTAATCCAGCCTCTACTTGAAAAATACAGCAGTCAGATTAATGATTATGTCATTGAGAATGATCGACGTAATTCAGCCATTCCACTTCTTGATCTGAAAAAAGTGAACGCGCGTATTGAACCAGGCGCTATTATCCGTGACCAGGTAGAAATTGGAGACGGAGCCGTGATTATGCTTGGGGCTATGATCAATATCGGATCTGTGGTAGGAGAAGGCACCATGATTGATATGAACGTCGTACTTGGAGGCCGTGCTACGGTAGGTAAAAATTGCCATATCGGAGCGGGTGCTGTACTAGCCGGGGTTATTGAGCCACCTTCTGCAAGTCCTGTTGTCATTGAGGATGGCGTGGTTATCGGAGCGAATGCTGTTATTCTTGAAGGCGTCACGGTCGGTGAAGGTGCTGTTGTGGCAGCCGGATCGATCGTTACGGCTGACGTAGAACCTAATACACTCG
The Halobacillus halophilus DSM 2266 DNA segment above includes these coding regions:
- the dapD gene encoding 2,3,4,5-tetrahydropyridine-2,6-dicarboxylate N-acetyltransferase gives rise to the protein MNQMDANEIISFISNSEKSTPVKVYLKGDQLESLDFGEQVQDFVSGQSGVIFGEWKVIQPLLEKYSSQINDYVIENDRRNSAIPLLDLKKVNARIEPGAIIRDQVEIGDGAVIMLGAMINIGSVVGEGTMIDMNVVLGGRATVGKNCHIGAGAVLAGVIEPPSASPVVIEDGVVIGANAVILEGVTVGEGAVVAAGSIVTADVEPNTLVAGTPAKKIKDIDDQTKSKTEIKQELRKLDQ
- a CDS encoding MDR family MFS transporter, yielding MTKKKRRNRGLVLASIMMAMFLAAIEATIVSTAMPSIVADLGGFSLYSWVFSAYLLTNAATVLLFGRLSDIFGRKPIFMMGISLFLIGAVTSALSPSMEVLIVARLIQGFGAGALMPIATTIVGDIYTKEERAKIQGYLSSVWGISAVTGPALGGFFVDVLSWPYVFWMNVPLGLLALLGVIFFFHEDVSEEKRPIDVAGSFWVVITISTLMFILVEGGVGIPWKSWAMFALLMASIISFIMFYFVERKAREPMMPFHIWKYQSIRYANLTSLTTGMILMGVTSYLPAFVQGVMEQSATVAGFTLTAMSIGWPIASTLAGRLVLRIGFRPTSILGGVSLIIGASLFSVLTPDKGPLFAAIGSLFIGIGMGLSSTSFIVSIQNTVDWKTRGIATATNMFMRTIGSAIGAALLGGLLNSRINAAIEQSGLPDQFTVDSTNLLLRESGRNELGKRALEVLQSGLTSGLHVVYIGILILAIISFLLILRLPKKEV